One region of Gopherus evgoodei ecotype Sinaloan lineage chromosome 23, rGopEvg1_v1.p, whole genome shotgun sequence genomic DNA includes:
- the CCDC103 gene encoding coiled-coil domain-containing protein 103, which yields MEETGAIDFCALERELQAAVAADEKYQRENDAKFRAVHQKVASYEEFRDIVLASHLKPLEKKDKMGKKKNLLWNSYATQANGKQDREMELAQGWDGLPETSADFYRYWRRCLKSGQEKYQLLFQLGGKGLGRIFQADVGFGLLGEFLVVLAEHSCREDREAVLQILQSLCGTKRFGLNVALLSQVEKDSCRDLFGKLQSMGRNCGADGLPEGTAEAGTAALQEEENEAERETHLRGAGQRKEADDKLIKELVKCYLVS from the exons ATGGAGGAAACTGGAGCAATAGATTTTTGTGCTTTAGAGAGAGAACTGCAGGCTGCAGTTGCTGCTGATGAAAAGTATCAAAGAGAAAATGATGCCAAGTTCCGAGCCGTTCATCAGAAGGTGGCATCCTATGAAGAATTCAG GGATATTGTGCTGGCATCACACCTGAAACCGCTAGAGAAAAAGGACAaaatgggaaaaaagaaaaaccttctGTGGAATTCCTATGCTACCCAAGCTAACGGCAAGCAGGACAGAGAGATGGAGCTAGCCCAG GGATGGGATGGACTCCCTGAAACGTCTGCAGACTTTTACAGATATTGGCGCAGATGCTTGAAAAGTGGACAGGAAAAATACCAGTTACTGTTTCAGCTCGGCGGCAAGGGCCTGGGCAGAATCTTTCAAGCTGATGTTGGCTTTGGTCTCCTGGGTGAATTTCTTGTGGTGTTGGCCGAGCATTCCTGTAGGGAAGACAGAGAAGCTGTCCTTCAGATATTACAGAGCCTTTGTGGGACCAAGCGCTTTGGACTAAATGTGGCTCTCCTGAGCCAGGTGGAGAAGGATAGCTGCAGGGACTTGTTTGGGAAACTGCAGAGTATGGGCAGGAATTGTGGTGCTGATGGCCTTCCTGAGGGCACAGCTGAAGCAGGTACAGCTGCTTTAcaggaagaggagaatgaggcTGAGAGAGAAACCCATCTGAGGGGAGCTGGCCAGCGAAAGGAGGCAGATGACAAACTAATTAAAGAGCTGGTGAAATGTTACCTTGTTAGCTGA
- the FAM187A gene encoding Ig-like V-type domain-containing protein FAM187A — MEIRLVGISILLGMADVLHAFAIMEKEDVFKKTPCPAFLMFDNAAYLADMSFELPCKCKPEEVTSVVWYFQKSMGSRQTKVLTDFDGTMFLDSSHIRVGSDMLKRFSIRMFSLIVFQAQVKDSGHYLCGTKEGDFFYGYDVDVQPSQAITVAFEDRSQHPQKDHTEKHFSVFTTFWDWTKCDRCGVRGEQRRIGLCYVKSAYLYPRYRTVPTDVVSCGSRSVPERFQGTIRRRKPEVVIRSCLTPCVKKEGPEEGVLSISNLIAKIGQKPWLPKVPIQFHKQQIGSGLIIACPGARPEHAVAWDKDSTRLYRTSFLIGVNKSMRVFIDHGNHLHIRFTQLDDRGTYYCWCEGQMVAGFRLSVGFRGHHKRTLDDPETRYAIKAILTSYVLITIVFVSIHVSRCCCYVFRCTPME; from the coding sequence ATGGAGATAAGGCTGGTTGGAATTTCCATTCTCCTTGGGATGGCAGATGTTCTCCATGCCTTTGCAATCATGGAGAAGGAAGATGTATTCAAGAAAACACCCTGCCCAGCCTTCCTGATGTTCGACAATGCTGCCTACTTGGCTGACATGAGTTTTGAGCTCCCTTGTAAGTGCAAGCCAGAGGAGGTCACCTCAGTCGTGTGGTACTTCCAGAAGAGCATGGGCAGCCGGCAGACTAAGGTCTTAACAGACTTTGATGGAACCATGTTCTTGGACTCCAGCCACATCCGCGTGGGCAGCGACATGCTGAAGCGCTTCAGCATTAGGATGTTCAGTCTCATCGTCTTCCAGGCCCAGGTGAAGGATTCAGGCCACTATCTCTGTGGTACCAAGGAAGGGGACTTCTTCTATGGCTATGATGTGGACGTGCAGCCCTCCCAGGCCATCACCGTGGCCTTTGAGGACAGGAGCCAGCACCCACAGAAGGATCACACAGAAAAGCATTTCAGCGTGTTCACCACCTTCTGGGACTGGACCAAGTGTGACCGCTGTGGGGTGAGAGGTGAGCAACGGAGAATTGGCCTCTGCTACGTGAAGAGCGCCTACCTCTACCCCAGGTACCGCACAGTCCCGACAGACGTGGTGTCCTGTGGCTCAAGATCTGTCCCCGAGCGCTTCCAGGGCACCATCCGGCGCAGGAAGCCCGAGGTTGTCATCCGAAGCTGCCTAACGCCCTGTGTAAAGAAAGAGGGCCCCGAGGAAGGAGTGCTGTCCATCTCCAATCTCATTGCAAAGATTGGCCAGAAACCGTGGCTGCCCAAAGTCCCCATTCAGTTCCACAAGCAACAAATTGGCAGCGGTCTGATAATTGCCTGCCCCGGGGCCAGGCCTGAGCATGCAGTGGCATGGGACAAAGATTCGACCCGATTGTACCGCACCAGCTTCCTCATCGGGGTCAACAAAAGCATGCGGGTCTTCATTGACCATGGCAACCACCTGCACATTCGATTTACCCAGCTGGACGACAGGGGCACTTACTACTGCTGGTGTGAGGGGCAAATGGTTGCTGGCTTCCGGCTCTCCGTGGGGTTCCGAGGTCACCACAAGCGAACCCTTGATGACCCCGAGACGAGATATGCCATCAAGGCCATCCTCACAAGCTATGTCCTCATCACCATAGTGTTCGTCAGCATCCACgtcagccgctgctgctgctatGTGTTCAGATGCACTCCCATGGAGTAG